The Helianthus annuus cultivar XRQ/B chromosome 11, HanXRQr2.0-SUNRISE, whole genome shotgun sequence region gaatggaatggatcattctgatggaatgaaaagaaacatgtttggttatgatgtggtaatggaatggagcattccaaaggaatgtaactccttccaaatataataatttccaTTCCTTGGTATATAGGTGTTTTTCTTTCATTCtttcaaggaatggaaagaaatatgttattattattattattattattattattatttatacttatacttttatttatattcatactaatattaatatatatcaaaaatctgttattattttttatcatcatcattattattattattattgttattattattattattattattattattattattattgagacaattatatttttgtcgtttttaatacagttgtgtttcgttacttcatctttttttgtttatcaaatagTATAAAAtaatgattcattctattcacatacgagtaaccaaacatcacaatggaatggaatgatccatttcattccattgtccattccattacctcgtccattccattctctcatctattccattaccccataccaaacagaccctaagggTTGATAGTTATTCTATGATATATCTtgaataaaataaatcaaaattgTTAAATTGGCTTTCTTTCAATTCAATAAAAGAGCGGAAATATgcaattttgattttgatttgagtCATACAGTTATTGGACTTTATAAAAGGATATATAAAATCAGGGCCGGCCCTATGGGCTATTCAAACTAGGCTTGGGCCTAGGGCCTCCAAAATATAGGGTCTCTaatatttaaaagattataattATTGTTTATCTAATATTTACATGCCATTCAATGTTAACAAAATAGCAGCACAACATGGTAAATTCTTTTACTTCTAAAGTTGAGGTCAAACGTTCGATCCTTctattttggttttttttttcatcatatGTGCAAACTGCTATATGtgcaaacttggatatatagctaaaagaaaaaaaaccttTACATAGTTTCTATAACAGTTTAGAATATGGTTACTATACTTATGCAATATAACAACTTTAGTAAATTAAAAGAAATTAATTTTACATATGGATTTTAAATTCCATATTATATATCTTAGTAAACCCGTAGGCCGTCACAGCTTCGCTATTCACGTCGTCACATGAATATTTGCATACTATAAACAACATACACCTTTCACTCGTTTAAATTTAACGTATTTGATTTTTTCAAATAAAATGTAGGTTCGGCCTAAAATTGGACCGTTGATGACGCCTACCTTCATTTACCTCGTGAACTGTAATGTCAGTCAGGGCCCCGATGTTTTCTTTATACCAATTAGGGGCTAAATTATATGAGTACAACTCACATAAAAACCTAGGTAACAACTCTCAGAATCGATGTTTTCTTTATACCAATTCAAAGGGCATCGACTTTGTTGTTCGCTTAGGGCCTCCAAAAACGTAGGAACGACCCTGTATAAAATTGGAAATTGCCCATCGTAACCATTATCTAAAACATGATTATAAAATATCATATCAAGAAACACGTTATTTAAAAAAGATTAActagttttttatttattaacaaacactttcaattatatatattgatttgataagtgtttttttatttatcaaaaaagaATAGATAGGTAATAAAAAGAGCATAGTCTGACCGATTCCCTCAATGTTATTTGTCCGCATATGCATTCTTTTAAAATTAtagtgtttttttgtttttttttcttgtcaACAATGCACCTGCCCAATAATTGGGAAACCAACTTACCAACCAATGATTTAATTATAATTTTGTTGCAGGCTAACACCATTATAATAACCATGTTTGCACCTTAAATCCATCACAGTTGTTTATTCACACTTGTTACTCTGCAAGCAAGGTCCATTGCCATTGTTGTTATGAACTTGTTAGAGTTTGTTTCTATTGATTTTGTTTTGTGAAACTAATTCATGATCATATTACACGCGTTTGCGTTTTAGTGATTCAGATGAGCATGGAAACAGAAAATGTTGTTGCTCGCCTCAAGAGTTCTGGATTGTTTCAAACCAAAGGTCTTATTGGAGGGAAATGGATCGACGCGTATGATGGGAAGACCGTCGAGGTATTGAACTTATAAAGCCTgattttcgaagatcgatctagAATCCTTATGAATTTCCTAGTTGATAGAATCATTTGTCCCTGTTTATATTGAATGCGTACTCATTTCTTTGGGGGCGTTTAGCATGCATGTTaaactaacaaacaaacaaacattccCGGTAATATGCCACTTAGAAAGTAGAGTATGGGAAGGTTGAAATTGGGTCAACCTTACCTTGGTCCCAGGAGAAAGATAGAAAAGTTGCCCGAAAAGATCTTGTTTTTTTACGCTATAAAAATAAggaaaattggattttaataatctcacaTATCGGCCGGCAGCACTCCCAACTCAGGAATGTTTTGTGACGGTCCCTAACTTTTAACCCGTTTTCCATCATCGATCTTATACTAACTAAAAGTTAACCTGGTTAGTTTTTGCTGACGCGGACTGCTTATGTGGCaaaaaaagtcaaagttttgttggCGTGGATTGCTTATGTGGCAACGTTTTGATGACGTGGACTGCTTATGTTGGGTTAACTTTTAGTTAGTATTAGATGGCCGagggaaaataggttaaaagTTGGGACTATCAGAAAAAATTTCCTTAGTTAGGACTGTTTCCGGCCAATATGTCAaaattaggattattaaaatctagTTTCTCTGAAAATAATAGTAACATAAAGCTGATATATCAATTTGTATGTTAAATTGATTGTTGCAATTTAAACTACTACTAATCATTTTTGAGAATTTGTTAATTGGTTATAATTGTCAAAAGAATTTGATTCCAACTCGGTTGCAAAATATGATGGGTTGATATGtttaagtttaagtgtttaactaCACAAGAATTACATTAGATGTTGGTTGTTGCAGGTTTACAACCCTGCAAATGGGGAAGTTATAGCTTCTGTAGCATGCATGGGTGAGAGGGAAACAAAAGATGCAATTTCTTCAGCCTATGATGCTTTTAGCCGTAAGGATCTTAAAATCCAGCTGTTTTATGTGTGATATCTATAAATTTCATCTTTCATGCTATGATAAAACCTTCAAATGCACATTTAGGCATCATGTTATGTTATCTGTCATTTGGGTGCTCAATAGATCGATCATGTGCGTCATCTAGGTCAAACGCAATACAATCCCGAAAATGTGACACCTGTCAAACACGCAAACTAGAAAAACACATGCATTCACGAGTTGACACGAACATAACTTGTTTGaacccatttttattttatttttttgcatATTCAGCTACACAAAAAAATACTCAATGGCTCAATGCATACAAAACAGTTACGTTTATAATTATAACGGTTGATGTcaatttctatcttatttttgaAATTTTACATATAAAGTTGAGATAAAAACAAttctaaaaaaatagaaaaataaataaacaggTTACACAGTCAACGCGTGAACCTGTTAAGTCAATCCAAACCCAACGTGTTTAGCTAAACACTTTAGCAAGTTCGACCAGAAACCAACTCGAATCCGTTTAGCTAAACCCAAACCCTGCGAATCCAGTTCATATCGTGTCATAAATTTATTTCATCTTTGAACATTTTAATCTATCAAATTTGCCACGTAGACTGGAGCAAGCTTACTGCTGCAGACAGGAGCAGTCGCCTATATAAATGGTATCAAATATTGATAATTCGATAATTCGGTAttcatgttattttgtttcttAATAACATATAATGCTTGATTACTGTTGTTTTATTCAAGGTATAATTTGCTCATTGAACAAAAAGAAGTGCTTGGACAACTTATAACTCTAGAACAAGGAAAACCTCTAAAAGAAGCCATTGGAGAAGTACATGAATCAAATATAATTATTCATTTTTGGAAAACATATGCTTATTTGTGATTCTGAAGTTTTGCAGGTTGTATATGGAGCTAGTTACATTGAGTACTTTGCGGAGGAGGCAAAGCGTGTTTATGGTGACATACTTCCATCACCAATGCCTGACCGCCGCCTGTTTGTTCTAAAGCAGGTGCGTGCAAAATCGAATTAAAATATATAGAAGCAAATAAAAATGTATGTAATGTGAATTGGTTGTtgccatagttgtcaatagcaaATAGCGGACGATGGCAACAAACTACCTATACGctactgatgaaacaatggttaaccgggcagggttaacacactggtctcgtcaagaagggttaatcccttcctctcggagatcgctggctgggtcaccggtggatgatctcctgcacaaggaaacaagccgtgactcgtaacaaggaggatggggtggggggtgctccttgttaccactctccggcgtgagaatcagtagtttgcttgagaagcaaagcaagataatagtagtagttagagagttgtgaagagatacctcaaacctggtttggggtcggtatttatagccgaggagtgaaggaggagattgatggatgggctgacgacgagctgcaccgttgcaggtgtgtcagtctcgccggccgtgggggttacgccacgtcagcccattgctttaatagctctgacaggggactgtcgccggcgccacttgcctcgtggtgtcagccacttgcctggcgtgtcagtccacttgttggatatgcagggtgcggtgcgagccgcatcgctgcatgcggtaacgtctgaagttaccgcgtctcctacttgtgatcaagaaatacgcgagatgcggtgttggccgcatcatcgtatgtggagactatttgctcgcttcccttgtcgtgacgaaaatggccatatgatgcggtgccagccgcatcgatatgctcatcttctttcgtacttgggtcaagctattcatcttcgaaccgaatgggttcgaaggatgtgaccgcatgggtgcggtttgcttactggtaggggtttgtttgatgcgggtaatggtcgttttgggaccataccccttcagctacgtagcgatagcgatcaaatagcgggcgctatttcatgtttagcgatacactagaagaaattttcagaaaaaatttgtatgtatattttaccaaaaaaaatataaaaaagctaaaaattttacaaaaatctCGCTATTTACCGCTATTTGTCGCTACCAGCTATATAGCGACACATGAGcgctacgctattcgctatagcaGGCACTATGCTCGCTATTAATAACTATGGTTGTTGCATATGAGAAATAGCATTAACCATGATTCCTTTGATTTGCAGCCTGTTGGCGTGGTTGGTGCCATCACTCCATGGAACTTCCCCTTGGCAATGATTACTAGGAAGGTACATTAGTTAACAATTTATACGTGAAAATCGTGAACCGTTTGCTAATGAATGggtttggttttaaaaagcgtgaAACGTGTACAGCCAAATAAATTTTATGTACAATCAAAAGTTGTATCTCTTTCTTCTCTTCTGCTTAACAGTTTTTCTATCTAGTAAACCATTTAGAATCCCTTTGTAATTTTGCTTGTTTTTACATATGAGCTTTGTACACACCCTTGTTTTGACCTAGATGTACATGAAGCGCCGCCTTAGAGCGTTTTTCAGATCGCCACGCGCTCCGTGCAAAGGTGCACTTTTTAAAACCATGTTAAAGGGTCTTTTTGATTCGTGTTGTATCTCGCACGGGCCAATAATTCTTTAGCTAAAAAGGGATATGTATACATGCTCCTAAATCATTTCTATTTAAAGATTAGATTTTTACTGTAATAATATTGTATCAGGCTGGCCCTGCTCTTGCCTGTGGGTGCACTCTAGTCATAAAGCCCTCGGAGCTCACACCGTTGACCGCCTTAGCAGCAGCTGAGCTGGCCCTTCAAGCTGGAATCCCTCCTGTAAGTCTTATAAACATCCATCAATGATATGTGTCCATATGTAAAAGTTAATTTTGCTGCATTTTATTTAACTAATTTATCAACTAACCTCTAATTTCATTTATGAATTCTAAAATCACAGGGTGTCTTAAATGTAGTCATGGGAGATGCTCCTAAGATTGGAAAAGCTCTACTTGAAAGCCCACAAGTAAGAAAGCTCACATTTACAGGTTCAACAGCTGTCGGAAAGAAATTAATGGCTGGTGCAGCCGAGACTGTTAAAAAGGTAATTGTATTCAAATACGTGTTGCAATCCTTAATGCTTATATTTATTACAatataatgatatatatatatatatatataccacctTTGATTGTTGCAGGTATCTCTTGAACTAGGTGGTAATGCACCTTGCATAGTCTTTGATGATGCAGATCTGGAAGTGGCACTAGAAGGGAGCGTAAGTGAATTAAGTTTAATATTTGCAAACACTGATTATACGTATAAAAGCTTGCATATAAAGGGTTACTTTTTTCGTTATAAATGTATGATCATATCACACACATTATTCTGTGACCATTTCAGTTGGCAACGAAATTACGTAACAGTGGGCAAACATGTATATGCACAAATAGATTACTTGTGCAAGAAGGTATAACAACAAACTAGAACCCTTAGTCTACTTTTATCTTTCTTGCATGATAAGGCAACTACCATCTTTGTAGGCATATATGACAAATTTATAAATGCCTACTCAAATGCTGTTCAGAGCCTTAAAGTTGGCAATGGTTTTAGTGAAGGTGTGGATCAGGTAACCACTTTGTTCACACATGTATATTGTTACTAAAAAAATGTCAACTGCTTAAAAAAGTCAAGTGGTACTAAAAATAAATTGAATGTTTTGCAGGGACCACTTATTAATGAAGCTGCTGTACAGAAGGTTGACTCATTAGTGCAAGATGCTATCTCACAGGTTTGATTATCATTTTCAAAATCTTGTAGAATTTTGATAGCTGGTTTTttttaacagaaaaaaaaaaatttgttgtttTTTAGTTATAAAATTTCTGTTGATACAGGGAGCAAAAGTTGTTGTGGGTGGTAAGAGGCATAACCTAGGGTTGACTTTTTATGAGCCTACAATTATAAGTGATGTCAAGAATGAGATGCTCATAGCAAGGTAATCTCAAAACAATTATATGTAAGGTTTTAGTGTTATTTAGGTGGCTATAATATTATGTTGTAGGTAATTTGATGTGTATTTGACTAGCACTTCAATATATACTTTTACAGACGGGAAATATTTGGACCTGTTACACCTGTTATACGGTTTAAAACAGAAGAAGAGGCTATACAGATTGCTAATGACACTGATTCaggtttttattattttatatatgatCCATATCTTGGTGTCTGATCATTTGCATCTTTTTATTAACTAGTTAGATTAagacaattttttttatataaactgtGCAGGATTAGCAGCTTACTTGTTCACAAACAATATTCCGCGTTTATGGCGCGTGTCTGAAGCTCTTGAATATGGTCTTGTTGGAGTAAATAATCATGTGGCTTTTTCACAGGTAGAAGAGGGTCTTTCTATATccagttattttttttttatttatttttttttcttcctGAGAAGACCCCAAGTTAATTAATGAATTAGTATTATTATCATTTTTATCGCGGAAGTTATCATTCAGATTTCTTTCTTGTTTGGATCATACACAGGTAGCACCGTTTGGAGGTGTTAAGCAGTCTGGTTTAGGCCGGGAAGGTTCTAAATACGGATTAGATGAGTATCTTGAGGTAAGTACCAAACACACCATTTGGTATATATGTGCCATACTCATGAACCATCTTTAtcattatatatgttttaatacatattcacaatttgaaaagagagagagagagaaaaaaaaaaaaaaaaaaaaaaaaaaaaaaaaaaaaaacagttcaaACCAACTAAAATGGTTTGGTGTGTCATTTCCCAAAACcgttgtttatttatttatttattattatttttttttttgtcaaaaccAACTAAAATGGACCGTGACACCCCTAAATAGAACACAGTCAGGGGCGGACCTTTAGTTATGTGgggcgtagcccgggctacggctcaaaTTTTTACTAGTAgtgttaaattttttatttttttgatttttatacataggacacccctgaacaagtacgaggacacccctcaaatttttttttacaaaataataagaTGTTGGTAAgcccaaataagtaaataataacaCATTAGGTAAgcccaaataagtaaataatagccCAAAATTGAATGATTATTTATTTGGGCAATTGGGTGGCATGTTGTTCTAATAGTGTATGATTGCacgataatttttttttttttttgggatacccctgagttgatgttctagttccgccactgaacACAGTCACACCATAAGTTATGCTAAAacatgattaacattttgcaGATCAAGTGCATTTGTATGGGAAACATGGGCTGATACAGATCACCGTTGATAGTTGAAATAATTGGGGTTTCATTTCTGTTTTGTTTTCCAATATGTGAATAAGAGTTCAAAATATGCATTCCATTTGTTGACACCGTCTTGTACATTTTGGTCTTTGTTGATGAAACTCGAGAAAGATACGTAAATTGTGTTTCTACCTTGTGTAGTTTGCAACATAATTATATGATAATTGCTAAATCTCTTCATAACTGTAAAGATAACCTAAAATATAAGCAACTTAAATTGAAATACAATATTCCAAGTTATAGAAATATACTCATTTAGGATGCCATTTTTAAGTTTAAACAGGTCATATTTGGCCAGCAAAAAAAGTCATATTGCATGTGCAGAATCAATAACGTTTTAAGGTACAAACATGTAAACGTGTTGTATATCATAATGAAGAACATTAGAGCTTCTTAAGAGAAGCTTTCAGGGAGCAAAAGTGGTTGTGGGGGGTAAGAGGCATAGCCTAGGGTTGACTTTTTATGAGCCGACAATTATAAGTGATGTCAAGAATGAGATGCTCATAGCAAGGTAAACTTTTATGGTTTTACTGTTATTAACTAGGTACACACCTGTTTTATATAGATATACGGATTGTTACAGTATAGTTTTTTTGGTTTACAATTACAGGCAGGAAATATTTGGACCAGTTGCACCTGTTATACGGTTTAAAACAGAAGAAGAGGCTATACAGATTGCTAATGACACTGAtgcaggtttttatatatatgatCCATATATTGATTTCTAATCATTTGCATCTTTTTGTTAATTAGTTATAATTAAGACATATATATTTGATACAAACCGTGCAGGATTAGCTGCTTACTTGTTCACAAACAATATTCAGCGTTCATGGCGCGTATCTGAAGCTCTTGAATATGGTATTGTTGGAGTAAATGAGGGACTGCATGCTTATGAGGTAAAAGAGTCTTTCTATATTCAATGGTTTCTGATAGGATCctaaattaattattattaatattggtATTGTTTGCTTGTTTGGATCATACACAGGTAGCACCATTTGGAGGTTTTAAGCAGTCTGGTCTAGGACGGGAAGGTTCTAAATACGGATTAGATGATTTTCTTGAAGTAAGTACCAAACACACCGTATTTTGTTACTTCAGAAAGAaatttttcacaaataatacaggGGTGTTCATAAACCATTGAAACCAACCGGACCACCCAAGTATGATCCATTCATGGATCGGTTTTGGCAGTTTGCCGGTATAACAACCTAGCTAACAGTTTGAAGCTAGGAACCGGCttttaaacctttttattttatcttttttcaGTTTTAGAATATGGAGTTATGCATATGTACTGTATTCATGAACCATCTTTATCATATTAAAATTTTTAAtacaaattaattttttttaaaaggcAAAAAAATCACTCAAAAAGCCAACCGGCTGATTTGGTTTGTTGTCCGGGTCAGAATTTCGTTCAAACCGGCAGAGCAGAACCATGAACACCCCTAGATAGAACACATTATAAGTTATGCTAACACATGATCAATGTTTTGCAGATCAAGTGCATTTGTATGGGAAACATGGGCTGATACGGATCTCGAGGGTCTCCATCGTCTGACCTGGGGACTCATGTTGATAGTTGAAGTAATTTGGGTTTTATTTCTGTTATATTTTCCAATATGTGAATAAGAGTTCAAAGGCTCCATATTCTTATATAAATATGTATTCGATTTGTAATTTGTTACTACATGTCTCAaacaagattaaaaaaaatacatctttTAATAACCAATAACATAATGATTAGTAAATTTGACCCGTCTATGATACG contains the following coding sequences:
- the LOC110890181 gene encoding succinate-semialdehyde dehydrogenase, mitochondrial isoform X4 yields the protein MSMETENVVARLKSSGLFQTKGLIGGKWIDAYDGKTVEVYNPANGEVIASVACMGERETKDAISSAYDAFSHWSKLTAADRSSRLYKWYNLLIEQKEVLGQLITLEQGKPLKEAIGEVVYGASYIEYFAEEAKRVYGDILPSPMPDRRLFVLKQPVGVVGAITPWNFPLAMITRKAGPALACGCTLVIKPSELTPLTALAAAELALQAGIPPGVLNVVMGDAPKIGKALLESPQVRKLTFTGSTAVGKKLMAGAAETVKKVSLELGGNAPCIVFDDADLEVALEGSLATKLRNSGQTCICTNRLLVQEGIYDKFINAYSNAVQSLKVGNGFSEGVDQGPLINEAAVQKVDSLVQDAISQGAKVVVGGKRHSLGLTFYEPTIISDVKNEMLIARQEIFGPVAPVIRFKTEEEAIQIANDTDAGLAAYLFTNNIQRSWRVSEALEYGIVGVNEGLHAYEVAPFGGFKQSGLGREGSKYGLDDFLEIKCICMGNMG
- the LOC110890181 gene encoding succinate-semialdehyde dehydrogenase, mitochondrial isoform X1 produces the protein MSMETENVVARLKSSGLFQTKGLIGGKWIDAYDGKTVEVYNPANGEVIASVACMGERETKDAISSAYDAFSHWSKLTAADRSSRLYKWYNLLIEQKEVLGQLITLEQGKPLKEAIGEVVYGASYIEYFAEEAKRVYGDILPSPMPDRRLFVLKQPVGVVGAITPWNFPLAMITRKAGPALACGCTLVIKPSELTPLTALAAAELALQAGIPPGVLNVVMGDAPKIGKALLESPQVRKLTFTGSTAVGKKLMAGAAETVKKVSLELGGNAPCIVFDDADLEVALEGSLATKLRNSGQTCICTNRLLVQEGIYDKFINAYSNAVQSLKVGNGFSEGVDQGPLINEAAVQKVDSLVQDAISQGAKVVVGGKRHNLGLTFYEPTIISDVKNEMLIARREIFGPVTPVIRFKTEEEAIQIANDTDSGLAAYLFTNNIPRLWRVSEALEYGLVGVNNHVAFSQVAPFGGVKQSGLGREGSKYGLDEYLEIKCICMGNMG
- the LOC110890181 gene encoding succinate-semialdehyde dehydrogenase, mitochondrial isoform X3 — translated: MSMETENVVARLKSSGLFQTKGLIGGKWIDAYDGKTVEVYNPANGEVIASVACMGERETKDAISSAYDAFSHWSKLTAADRSSRLYKWYNLLIEQKEVLGQLITLEQGKPLKEAIGEVVYGASYIEYFAEEAKRVYGDILPSPMPDRRLFVLKQAGPALACGCTLVIKPSELTPLTALAAAELALQAGIPPGVLNVVMGDAPKIGKALLESPQVRKLTFTGSTAVGKKLMAGAAETVKKVSLELGGNAPCIVFDDADLEVALEGSLATKLRNSGQTCICTNRLLVQEGIYDKFINAYSNAVQSLKVGNGFSEGVDQGPLINEAAVQKVDSLVQDAISQGAKVVVGGKRHNLGLTFYEPTIISDVKNEMLIARREIFGPVTPVIRFKTEEEAIQIANDTDSGLAAYLFTNNIPRLWRVSEALEYGLVGVNNHVAFSQVAPFGGVKQSGLGREGSKYGLDEYLEIKCICMGNMG